In Neosynechococcus sphagnicola sy1, one DNA window encodes the following:
- a CDS encoding ABC transporter substrate-binding protein encodes MHSSTPGLNPRTAIALALTTVVTGFLSAACQDVATNNPQTSSPTPAAKGLKIGSLLPATGDLSSIGQPMLNAVPLLVDTVNQCGGVNGEPVTLVAVDDQTDPRAGAEGMTKLTEVDQVAGVVGSFASSVSSAAVPIAVRNKVMLISPGSTSPVFTDRAAKGEFKGYWARTAPPDTYQAQALAKLAHDKGFKRVSTLVINNDYGVGFEKVFVAAFKKLGGTVINEANPTRYDPKATTFDTEAATAFANKPDAVIAVLYTETGSLLLKSAYEQGVSKGVQILLTDGVSSPDFPTQVGQSATGKFILAGALGTVPGADGKALADLSKRWEAKYNRPISPFVPHSWDATALLVLAAQAAHSNTGEGIQSKIREVANGPGEEVTDVCQGLELLRQGKDINYQGASSNVDLDANGDVVGIYDIWTVQDDGKIAVIGKVTPQ; translated from the coding sequence ATGCATTCATCTACCCCTGGCCTAAATCCCCGCACCGCGATCGCCCTGGCACTGACAACCGTAGTCACAGGTTTTCTCAGTGCTGCCTGTCAAGATGTGGCGACGAACAATCCCCAGACCAGTAGTCCCACCCCCGCTGCTAAGGGACTGAAAATCGGCTCACTCTTGCCTGCCACAGGTGATCTATCGTCCATTGGACAGCCAATGCTCAATGCCGTGCCGCTGCTCGTAGATACCGTGAATCAGTGTGGCGGGGTCAACGGTGAACCTGTTACCTTGGTGGCCGTAGATGACCAGACCGATCCTAGAGCCGGAGCTGAGGGCATGACCAAGCTCACGGAGGTGGATCAGGTGGCTGGTGTGGTTGGCTCCTTTGCCAGTAGTGTTTCCAGTGCTGCTGTTCCCATTGCTGTGCGCAACAAGGTGATGTTGATTTCACCGGGGAGTACCAGTCCCGTCTTTACCGATCGCGCCGCCAAGGGAGAGTTCAAAGGCTACTGGGCTCGTACTGCTCCTCCTGACACTTACCAGGCACAAGCCTTGGCAAAACTCGCCCACGACAAAGGCTTTAAGCGGGTGTCTACCCTGGTAATCAACAACGACTATGGGGTTGGATTTGAGAAGGTTTTTGTCGCCGCCTTTAAGAAGTTAGGGGGAACGGTGATCAATGAGGCTAACCCCACCCGCTATGACCCTAAGGCGACGACCTTTGATACCGAAGCTGCTACTGCCTTTGCCAACAAACCCGATGCCGTAATTGCGGTACTCTATACTGAAACTGGCAGCCTGCTGCTGAAATCGGCCTACGAACAGGGGGTGAGTAAGGGGGTACAAATCCTACTCACCGATGGCGTTTCCTCCCCCGACTTCCCCACCCAAGTGGGTCAGTCAGCCACGGGTAAGTTTATTTTGGCGGGGGCGTTGGGCACAGTCCCAGGTGCCGATGGTAAAGCGCTTGCCGATCTCTCCAAGCGATGGGAAGCGAAGTACAATCGCCCGATCAGCCCTTTTGTTCCCCACTCATGGGATGCAACAGCCTTACTGGTATTGGCGGCACAGGCAGCCCACTCGAATACGGGGGAAGGGATTCAAAGCAAGATTCGCGAGGTTGCCAATGGCCCTGGGGAGGAAGTTACCGATGTTTGTCAAGGGTTGGAACTCCTACGCCAGGGTAAGGATATCAACTACCAGGGAGCCAGCAGCAATGTGGATCTGGATGCCAACGGGGATGTTGTTGGCATCTACGATATCTGGACAGTTCAAGATGATGGCAAGATTGCGGTGATTGGCAAAGTTACTCCCCAGTAA
- a CDS encoding Bax inhibitor-1 family protein, with translation MVLTAVGTYGGLGVIRANPSLFLPTFIAALVVELILFFVVRGVAEKGNNGLALPLLATYSLLSGYTLSGLVWVALGTKGVGIGGIAFAALGCGITFIVGRQIGSNLSEQDGMALTKTVQLGLIALVVVLVGQLLCSIFGVFTPTWLEIAISGIGVLLFAGAAVVDFYILPRSYRDEQYLCAALSMYLTYINLFIFILRLLIAINSRD, from the coding sequence TTGGTTTTAACGGCGGTAGGAACCTATGGTGGATTGGGGGTCATCCGCGCCAATCCCAGCCTGTTTCTGCCGACCTTTATTGCAGCCTTGGTCGTGGAATTGATTCTCTTCTTTGTAGTTCGTGGGGTTGCAGAAAAAGGTAACAATGGCTTGGCACTGCCGCTGCTAGCAACCTATAGCTTGCTCTCTGGTTATACCCTGAGTGGGCTGGTGTGGGTAGCTTTAGGAACCAAAGGAGTGGGGATTGGTGGTATAGCCTTTGCGGCTCTTGGTTGCGGAATCACGTTCATTGTCGGGCGGCAAATTGGCTCCAATCTTTCCGAGCAAGATGGGATGGCGTTGACCAAAACGGTGCAGTTAGGTTTAATTGCCCTCGTGGTGGTACTGGTCGGCCAATTGCTGTGCAGTATCTTTGGGGTGTTTACCCCCACATGGTTAGAAATTGCCATTTCTGGTATCGGAGTGCTGTTGTTTGCAGGTGCCGCCGTTGTAGATTTCTACATCCTCCCCCGCTCCTATCGCGATGAACAATATCTATGCGCAGCGCTGTCGATGTATTTGACGTACATTAACTTGTTTATCTTTATTCTGCGTCTGCTCATTGCCATCAATAGTCGGGACTAA